The following coding sequences lie in one Silvanigrella aquatica genomic window:
- the mutM gene encoding bifunctional DNA-formamidopyrimidine glycosylase/DNA-(apurinic or apyrimidinic site) lyase yields MPELPEVQNFVNALNKSYAGLKIKEIQFHRENLRYPFQKKELFKIFSQGNFFQRCYREGKQMVLETSQGSVHVSLGMSGSFKPILSKSLEKHQHVSLYFENGEGLAYVDPRRFGFWIIKQEIDSETSSCDPLNKNELEILFLSEEVMQKRVTVKDLLMDQKIIGGIGNIYAVEALFHAKISPLKLCYEVSLQKWKDLAQVIPQILEQAIHLGGSSISTYRSLNGNKGSFQDVHQVYGRESQACLKNDCKGTIKRIVQKGRSTWFCSLCQKN; encoded by the coding sequence ATGCCGGAGTTGCCTGAAGTACAAAATTTTGTGAATGCATTAAATAAATCATATGCGGGACTTAAAATAAAAGAAATACAGTTCCATCGTGAAAATCTACGCTATCCTTTTCAAAAAAAGGAACTTTTTAAAATATTTTCACAGGGGAATTTTTTTCAGCGCTGTTACCGTGAAGGGAAGCAGATGGTTTTAGAGACGTCTCAAGGATCCGTCCATGTGAGCCTAGGGATGAGTGGTTCTTTTAAGCCTATTCTTTCAAAATCATTAGAAAAACATCAACATGTCTCACTGTATTTTGAAAATGGGGAAGGCTTAGCTTATGTCGATCCTCGTCGATTTGGTTTTTGGATAATAAAACAAGAAATTGATTCTGAAACTTCTTCATGTGATCCCTTAAATAAAAATGAATTAGAAATCCTCTTTTTATCAGAAGAAGTCATGCAAAAAAGAGTGACTGTAAAAGATTTACTGATGGATCAAAAAATAATTGGAGGGATTGGAAATATTTATGCTGTAGAAGCTTTATTTCATGCAAAAATTTCCCCATTAAAATTATGTTACGAAGTTTCTCTGCAAAAATGGAAAGATCTGGCACAAGTTATTCCTCAAATTCTTGAGCAAGCGATTCATTTGGGTGGTTCAAGCATTTCTACTTATCGTTCTTTAAATGGCAATAAAGGCTCTTTTCAAGATGTTCATCAGGTGTACGGACGTGAATCACAAGCTTGTTTAAAAAATGATTGTAAAGGAACTATCAAACGTATTGTGCAAAAAGGGCGAAGCACTTGGTTTTGTTCTTTATGCCAAAAAAATTAA
- a CDS encoding SpoIIE family protein phosphatase, which translates to MKLAPKIIILLLAATFGVMSLYSFYQINRAAKSFNTDAEANHILLLSNSLGFLSKSLWELDKDISIRGMKPLFEAGTIRKIQMYDADGNFFSGIDIKKSAENKVEIVEQDSSTTDKSVNLKYLLSQKKPFDLTPSKMISVMINKSDIYHELVGSLWWKETEFSESKFLGYVILDFSTEYIANRLWEQKITFILFTIGLSFSIIILCYIFLEAQVISPIRKLVEASLDIASGKFSRVQLGKGNDELDKLSKNFNYMVDKIEHSLNLIRGLSEASQVIVKSRSIKESVEIYERYLISLADAIKIEVWLNVENEALDDFKSVIRLSDSLEKSRHEPILEKILSSKEVALESSNANLANESTNYNVIIVPLLNSKNIFMGAVECYYNKSLHRLDEEKSRVIKSLSTSFVTAIENEWHILREKNRANLERDIELASAVQDSIISKNIPVSSLYKYSTFFKTASQCGGDWFGVYQIAEGKILVLFGDVTGHGTPAALITAVTRGASDMLMQCVQMGAVQANSDLPAKVLKSLNECILDTGRQTYLMTMVATLIDFKSQKIYSSSAGHTPPAIISFKGSKHEVKYIYPATGARLGFAKETTYESKEFDFQPGQQIVFYTDGIIEGESPSNREYGLKNFKKSMETHAYQDPEEFVKNVTDDAYSYFAGVPQKDDIALLVIRFLDDHNN; encoded by the coding sequence ATGAAACTTGCTCCTAAAATCATTATTTTACTACTTGCCGCCACTTTTGGTGTGATGTCATTATATAGTTTTTATCAAATCAATCGTGCTGCAAAATCGTTTAATACGGATGCAGAAGCGAATCACATTTTACTTCTTTCAAATTCATTAGGCTTTTTATCTAAATCACTGTGGGAATTGGATAAGGATATTTCTATCCGTGGTATGAAGCCTTTATTTGAAGCGGGAACAATTCGAAAAATTCAAATGTATGATGCAGATGGAAATTTCTTTTCAGGTATTGACATTAAAAAATCAGCGGAGAATAAAGTAGAAATTGTTGAACAGGATTCTTCCACAACTGATAAAAGTGTTAATTTAAAATATCTTTTATCACAAAAAAAGCCATTTGATTTGACACCTTCAAAAATGATTTCTGTAATGATAAATAAGAGTGATATTTATCATGAACTTGTCGGTTCATTATGGTGGAAAGAAACTGAATTCTCAGAATCTAAATTTTTAGGTTATGTTATTTTAGATTTCTCAACAGAATATATTGCCAATAGATTGTGGGAACAAAAAATTACGTTTATTTTATTTACGATTGGTCTAAGCTTTTCTATCATTATTCTTTGTTATATATTTTTAGAGGCTCAAGTTATTTCCCCTATTAGAAAATTAGTAGAGGCCAGTTTGGATATTGCATCGGGTAAATTTTCAAGGGTGCAACTTGGTAAAGGTAACGATGAACTCGATAAACTCTCTAAAAACTTTAATTACATGGTTGATAAAATAGAGCATAGCTTGAATTTAATCAGAGGACTATCTGAAGCATCACAAGTCATAGTTAAAAGTCGTAGTATAAAAGAATCTGTTGAAATATATGAAAGATATTTAATAAGTTTAGCTGATGCAATCAAAATAGAAGTCTGGTTAAATGTTGAAAATGAGGCTCTAGATGATTTTAAATCTGTTATAAGATTGTCCGATTCTCTTGAAAAATCAAGGCATGAACCTATTCTTGAAAAAATATTATCATCTAAAGAAGTTGCTTTAGAATCAAGTAATGCAAATTTAGCAAATGAGTCAACGAATTATAATGTGATAATTGTACCTTTATTAAATTCTAAAAATATATTTATGGGTGCCGTTGAATGCTATTATAATAAATCACTTCATAGACTCGATGAAGAAAAAAGCAGAGTCATAAAATCATTATCGACATCATTTGTTACAGCAATCGAAAATGAATGGCATATTCTTCGAGAAAAGAATAGAGCAAATTTGGAAAGAGATATAGAACTTGCAAGTGCAGTACAAGATTCCATTATTTCAAAAAATATTCCTGTATCCTCATTATATAAATATTCCACATTTTTTAAGACAGCGAGCCAATGTGGTGGAGATTGGTTTGGGGTCTATCAAATTGCAGAGGGAAAAATTTTAGTCTTATTTGGTGATGTGACCGGGCATGGCACTCCTGCAGCATTAATCACCGCTGTGACACGCGGTGCTTCAGATATGTTAATGCAATGTGTTCAAATGGGTGCAGTTCAGGCAAATTCTGATTTGCCTGCAAAAGTTTTAAAATCTTTAAATGAATGTATTCTTGATACAGGTCGACAAACATATTTAATGACAATGGTAGCAACTTTAATTGATTTTAAATCGCAAAAAATTTATTCCTCATCAGCCGGGCATACGCCTCCTGCGATCATTTCCTTTAAAGGCAGCAAGCACGAAGTAAAATATATTTATCCTGCTACGGGCGCGCGTTTAGGTTTTGCTAAAGAAACAACTTATGAAAGTAAGGAATTTGATTTCCAACCAGGACAGCAAATTGTCTTTTATACCGACGGTATTATTGAGGGAGAATCGCCAAGCAATCGTGAATACGGACTAAAAAACTTTAAAAAATCAATGGAAACGCATGCTTATCAAGATCCTGAGGAATTTGTAAAAAACGTAACTGATGATGCCTATTCATATTTTGCAGGCGTTCCACAGAAAGACGATATCGCCCTTTTAGTGATTCGCTTTTTAGATGATCATAATAATTAA
- the lysA gene encoding diaminopimelate decarboxylase yields MRPFIDLSPLEKRTNGNGLVIDSVSLEKILSLNRSPVYVTSLNAVAERVKQYKKSLNYFFRNNEVFYAMKANFSSPILEEIKNSGAGIDIVSIGEWRAAVQAGFAPEKICFAGVGKKEEEWKEAITGGLGYLSVEHLSELSDILYYLGEEKAKLKKHPKISLRLNPSIEVDTHPHLKTGALNSKFGILFEHFEKWLLNKKDTFKNKKDYLSWISPLKGLHVHVGSQLTENSIFPLLVKKLLDCTQFMYTHDIAIHHIDFGGGLGVPVNGVSFDGEDIEKHLHFLLSTFVNSARNYAQLMQLWQEDFSKLFVSVEPGRSIVASSTIFLTKVLFEKKNSEENLFCYVDGAMNDFPRPSLYGAIHHSEIVNFKNKSSIEKQLSHGLLKWKIVGPVCESGDFLSKESLLPQIQKGDVIAFFEAGAYCRSMASQYNLRPLPSEIFVKNGNIIKVI; encoded by the coding sequence ATGCGTCCTTTTATTGATTTAAGTCCCTTAGAAAAGCGAACGAATGGCAACGGTCTTGTTATTGATTCTGTTTCGTTAGAAAAAATTTTATCATTAAATCGATCGCCTGTTTATGTAACAAGCTTAAATGCTGTCGCAGAAAGGGTGAAGCAATACAAAAAATCATTAAATTATTTTTTTAGAAATAATGAGGTTTTTTATGCAATGAAGGCAAACTTTTCCTCTCCTATTTTAGAGGAAATTAAAAACTCTGGAGCAGGAATTGATATTGTATCTATTGGTGAATGGAGAGCTGCCGTGCAAGCCGGTTTTGCTCCCGAAAAAATATGTTTTGCCGGAGTTGGTAAAAAAGAAGAAGAATGGAAGGAGGCTATAACGGGTGGTTTGGGTTATTTAAGTGTTGAACACTTAAGCGAATTAAGTGACATTTTATACTATCTTGGAGAAGAAAAAGCAAAATTAAAGAAGCATCCTAAAATTTCTTTAAGATTAAATCCTTCCATTGAAGTTGACACACACCCGCATTTAAAAACAGGGGCATTAAATTCAAAATTTGGAATTTTATTTGAGCATTTTGAAAAATGGCTTTTGAATAAAAAAGATACATTTAAAAATAAAAAAGACTATTTAAGTTGGATTTCACCATTAAAAGGTTTGCATGTTCATGTGGGATCACAGCTTACTGAAAATTCTATTTTTCCTTTGTTAGTAAAAAAACTATTGGATTGTACCCAATTTATGTACACGCATGATATTGCCATTCATCATATTGATTTTGGTGGTGGTTTAGGTGTGCCTGTAAATGGTGTTTCTTTTGATGGAGAAGATATTGAAAAGCATCTTCATTTTTTATTATCTACATTTGTAAACTCAGCAAGAAACTATGCGCAACTCATGCAGTTATGGCAAGAAGATTTTTCAAAGTTATTTGTAAGTGTTGAGCCTGGTCGTAGTATTGTTGCAAGTTCCACAATTTTTTTAACCAAGGTTTTATTTGAAAAGAAAAATTCGGAAGAAAATTTATTTTGCTATGTTGATGGTGCGATGAATGATTTTCCAAGACCAAGTCTTTATGGTGCTATTCATCATTCTGAAATTGTTAATTTTAAAAATAAATCAAGTATAGAAAAGCAATTATCACATGGATTATTGAAATGGAAAATTGTAGGTCCCGTTTGTGAAAGTGGAGATTTTTTATCAAAAGAATCTTTACTTCCACAAATTCAGAAAGGTGATGTTATCGCCTTTTTTGAAGCTGGGGCTTATTGTCGTTCTATGGCAAGTCAATATAATTTAAGACCTCTTCCAAGTGAAATTTTTGTAAAAAATGGAAATATAATTAAAGTTATTTAA